The following proteins are encoded in a genomic region of Nomascus leucogenys isolate Asia chromosome 17, Asia_NLE_v1, whole genome shotgun sequence:
- the PIP5K1C gene encoding phosphatidylinositol 4-phosphate 5-kinase type-1 gamma isoform X6: protein MGRSWAIEVWTHPAKPPTRSEGSNLTPAHHFQDFRFKTYAPVAFRYFRELFGIRPDDYLYSLCNEPLIELSNPGASGSLFYVTSDDEFIIKTVMHKEAEFLQKLLPGYYMNLNQNPRTLLPKFYGLYCVQSGGKNIRVVVMNNILPRVVKMHLKFDLKGSTYKRRASKKEKEKSFPTYKDLDFMQDMPEGLLLDADTFSALVKTLQRDCLVLESFKIMDYSLLLGVHNIDQHERERQAQGAQSTSDEKRPVGQKALYSTAMESIQGGAARGEAIESDDTMGGIPAVNGRGERLLLHIGIIDILQSYRFIKKLEHTWKALVHDGDTVSVHRPSFYAERFFKFMSNTVFRKNSSLKSSPSKKGRSGALLAVKPLGPTAAFSASQIPSEREEAQYDLRGARSYPTLEDEGRPDLLPCTPPSFEEATTASIATTLSSTSLSIPERSPSETSEQPRYRRRTQSSGQDGRPQEEPPAEEDLQQITVQVEPACSVEIVVPKEEDAGVEASPAGASAAVEAETASQASDEEGAPASQASDEEDAPATDIYFFTDGRYWIYSPRHRRLRAVTLSTSGTPTDERSWVYSPLHYSAQAPPASDGESDT from the exons TACTCCCTGTGCAATGAGCCGCTGATCGAGCTGTCCAACCCGGGCGCCAGTGGCTCCCTCTTCTACGTCACCAGCGACGACGAGTTCATCATCAAGACCGTCATGCACAAGGAGGCCGAGTTCCTGCAGAAGCTGCTTCCCGGCTACTACATG AACCTCAACCAGAACCCGCGGACGCTGCTGCCCAAGTTCTACGGGCTGTACTGCGTGCAGTCGGGGGGCAAGAACATCCGCGTGGTGGTCATGAACAACATCCTGCCCCGCGTGGTCAAGATGCACCTCAAGTTCGACCTCAAGGGCTCCACCTACAAGCGGCGCGCCagcaagaaggagaaggagaagagcttCCCCACATACAAGGACCTGGACTTCATGCAGGACATGCCCGAGGGGCTCCTGCTGGACGCCGACACCTTCAGCGCCCTGGTCAAGACGCTGCAGCGGGACTGCCTG GTCCTGGAAAGTTTCAAGATCATGGACTACAGCCTGCTGCTGGGCGTGCACAACATCGATCAGCACGAGCGCGAGCGGCAGGCGCAGGGCGCCCAGAGTACCTCAGATGAGAAGCGACCCGTGGGCCAGAAGGCGCTGTACTCCACAGCCATGGAGTCCATCCAGGGCGGTGCCGCGCGCGGGGAGGCCATCGAGTCGGATGACAC GATGGGCGGGATCCCCGCTGTGAATGGCCGCGGGGAGCGGCTGCTGCTGCACATTGGCATCATCGACATCCTTCAGTCCTACAG GTTCATCAAGAAACTGGAGCACACCTGGAAGGCCCTCGTCCACGATGGG GACACGGTGTCTGTCCACCGCCCCAGCTTCTATGCCGAGCGCTTTTTCAAGTTCATGAGCAACACGGTCTTTCGGAAGAACTCCT CCCTGAAGTCCTCGCCCTCCAAGAAGGGGCGCAGCGGAGCCTTGCTGGCTGTGAAACCCCTGGGGCCCACAGCTGCCTTCTCGGCCAGCCAGATCCCCAGCGAGCGGGAGGAGGCCCAGTACGACCTGCGGGGGGCCCGCAGCTACCCCACGCTGGAGGACGAAG GCCGGCCCGACCTCCTGCCCTGCACGCCACCTTCTTTTGAAGAAGCCACTACAGCCTCCATTGCCACGACTCTGTCATCCACATCCCTCTCCATTCCTGAGCGGTCCCCCTCAGAGACGTCGGAGCAGCCGCGGTACAG GCGGCGCACACAGTCCTCCGGACAGGATGGCAG GCCGCAGGAGGAGCCGCCCGCGGAAGAGGATCTGCAGCAGATTACAGTGCAGGTGGAGCCTGCGTGCAGTGTGGAGATCGTGGTCCCCAAAGAGGAGGACGCAGG GGTGGAGGCTTCCCCAGCTGGTGCCTCTGCCGCTGTTGAAGCAGAAACTGCCAGCCAGGCCTCAGACGAGGAGGGCGCACCTGCCAGCCAGGCCTCGGACGAGGAGGACGCGCCCGCCACTGACATCTACTTT TTCACGGATGGGAGGTACTGGATTTACTCTCCCCGCCATCGCCGACTGCGGGCCGTGACGCTGAGCACCTCGGGGACT CCCACCGATGAGAGGAGCTGGGTGTACTCCCCGCTCCACTATAGCGCCCAGGCCCCCCCGGCCTCCGACGGTGAGAGTGACACA TAA